The window TGACGGCACGCCAGATCGCCATGTACCTCTGCCGCGAGCTCACGGACCTCTCTCTGCCGAAGATCGGCGCGCAGTTCGGCGGCCGCGACCACACGACCGTCATGCACGCGGACCGCAAGATCCGCGCGCTGATGGCCGAGCGCCGCTCGATCTACAACCAGGTCACCGAGCTCACGAACCGCATCAAGAACGGCTGACACCCACGGCGGTACGTCGCCGAAGGCGCCTCCGGGAATTTTTCCCGAGGGCGCCTTCCGCTGTGTCGGCGAGCGTCCCCTGTGCGTTCCAGGTGCGTCGCCGACCGCTCCGGCACGCGGTTCGAGGACGCCGTCGGCCGCTCTCAGAGCCCTCCTACGCCCCGCGAGGACCTGCATCCGAGAGCCCCCGCACCCCTCCCGGGCGCTCCGGAAGCCCTCCCGAGCCGTGTCCGGAGCCGCTTCGGGGTTACCTGAACGCCACCAGGTGTTCGAATAGAGGCCTGGTTACGGCCGCCCTCCACAGATTCGTGGACTTTCTCGCGTCCACATCCTGGGGACCGCGAAGTTGTCCAGTTCGTGTCCACAGGGTGCACTGCCGAAAGAACATCAGCCCAGCTCAGATGCCTGTGGATCGGTGGACGAACGATCTCCACAGACTGTGGACAGCGAGAAGATCCACAGGCTGTGCAGAAAGTTGTCCACCGGCGGCCCACAGGCTGGGGGCGGTTGTCCCCAGCGATCTTCAGCTTCTCCACACCGCTGTCCACTGTTCGGCAACCCGACGCGCCTTCTCACCGTGTCGAGTGAAAGGCGTCACACGAAGGTGCCGGGTTGGGCTGTGGGGAACGTGGGTAAAGCTGGGGACGGCGCTGGGGAGAACTACCCCCTGCCTGTGCATCGGGTGTGCAGAACTTTCCCCCGTCCACAGAAGACGCCTGTTATCCACCGCCTCCGCCCACAGGGCCAGTGGACAAAAAACAGACCCTGACCTGCGAATACGGGGTTATCCACGGTATCCACAGCCCCTACTACTACTGACAACTAGAGAGAGCCTGGCAATCGTTTAGAAGACGGGGCTGTGCACAACTCCCGCTCGGCACCTCGGGTGCCGCCCGGAACGACTTGACCCCGAGGGGCGCCGACTGTCAGTGCGGTGCGTCAGACTGGTCCCCGGCGTCCTGCCCATCAGTGGGCTGAGCGACACCGAGTCAGAAGACGAAGGCGAAGCAGGGCGAGAGCGCCGGCAACAGACGGAGGCGGCAACGGTGAAGATCCGGGTGGAACGCGACGTACTCGCGGAGGCAGTGGCCTGGGCGGCACGCAGCCTCCCGGCCCGTCCGCCGGCGCCTGTGCTCGCCGGCCTCCTTCTGAAGGCCGAGGAGGGCGCGCTGAGCCTCTCCAGCTTCGACTACGAGGTCTCGGCCCGGGTCTCCGTGGATGCCGAGATCGACGAGGAAGGCACGGTGCTCGTCTCCGGCCGCCTGCTCGCCGACATCTGCCGCGCTCTCCCCAACCGGCCGGTGGAGATTTCCACAGACGGTGTACGGGCGACCGTGGTCTGCGGCTCCTCGCGGTTCACACTCCACACACTGCCTGTGGAGGAATACCCGGCGCTGCCGCAGATGCCGTCCGCGACCGGCACCGTCCCCGGTGAGGTGTTCGCCTCCGCCGCCGCCCAGGTCGCCATCGCCGCGGGCCGCGACGACACGCTGCCCGTCCTCACCGGCGTGCGCATCGAGATCGAGGGCGACACGGTCACGCTGGCGTCCACCGACCGCTACCGCTTCGCGGTCCGTGAGTTCCTGTGGAAGCCGGAGAACCCGGAGGCGTCCGCGGTCGCCCTGGTGCCCGCCAAGACGCTCCTGGACACCGCCAAGGCCCTCACGAGCGGCGACAGCGTCATCCTGGCGCTGTCCGGCTCCGGAGCGGGCGAGGGCCTGATCGGTTTCGAGGGCGCGGGGAGGCGGACGACCACGCGTCTGCTGGAGGGTGACCTCCCGAAGTACCGCTCGCTGTTCCCGACGGAGTTCAACTCGATCACCGTCATCGAGACCGCCCCCTTCGTGGAGGCCGTCAAGCGTGTGGCCCTGGTCGCCGAGCGGAACACCCCGGTGCGGCTGAGCTTCGAGCAGGGCGTGCTGATCCTGGAGGCAGGTTCCAGCGACGACGCACAGGCTGTGGAGAGGGTCGACGCGCAGCTGGAGGGTGACGACGTCTCGATCGCCTTCAACCCGACGTTCCTGCTCGACGGACTGAGCGCCATCGACTCCCCGGTCGCGCAGCTCTCCTTCACGACGTCCACCAAGCCGGCGCTCCTCAGTGGCAAGCCCGCTCTGGACGCCGAGGCGGACGAGGCCTACAAGTACCTGATCATGCCGGTGCGGCTCAGCGGCTGACGGAAGAGCCGCAGGTGAGGGCGTACGTCTGAGCGGCTATGCCCACAGGTGTGCAGGAGCGTCCGGGTTTAGGCTCGGACACAGGTACGAAAGTGCTCTCCTGCCACATCGCTAGTGAAGGAACAACCTGATGGAGCTCGGTCTCGTCGGCCTCGGCAAGATGGGCGGCAACATGCGCGAGCGCATTCGCCGCGCAGGCCACACCGTCATCGGATACGACCGCAACCCGGACCTCGCCGACGTCAGCAGCCTCACCGAACTGGTGGGCAAACTCAAGGGGCCGCGGGTGGTGTGGGTGATGGTTCCGGCGGGTGCCGCGACCCAGTCCACCATCGATGAGCTGGCCGAGCTCCTGGAGCCCGGTGACGTGGTCGTGGACGGCGGGAACTCCCGCTGGACGGACGACGAGAAGCACGCCGGGGAACTGGCGGCGAAGGGCATCGGCTTCGTGGACGCGGGCGTCTCGGGCGGTGTGTGGGGCCTGGAGAACGGCTACGCCCTGATGGTCGGCGGCGACGCCGAACACATCGCCCGGGTCCAGCCCGTCTTCGACGCCCTCAAGCCGGAGGGCGAGGCGGGGTTCGTCCACGCGGGCAAGGTGGGCGCCGGCCACTTCTCCAAGATGGTCCACAACGGCATCGAGTACGCGATGATGCAGGCCTACGCCGAGGGCTGGGAGCTCCTGCAGGCCGTCGACTCCGTCACCGATGTGCGTGAGGTCTTCCGCTCCTGGCAGGAGGGCACCGTCATCCGTTCCTGGCTGCTCGACCTCGCGGTCAACGCCCTGGACGAGGACGAACACCTGGAGAAGCTGCGCGGGTACGCGCAGGACTCCGGCGAGGGCCGCTGGACGGTCGAGGCGGCCATCGACAACGCCGTGCCGCTGCCCGCGATCACCGCCTCGCTCTTCGCACGGTTCGCGTCCCGCCAGGACGACTCACCGCAGATGAAGATGGTCGCGGCCCTGCGCAACCAGTTCGGCGGCCACGCGGTCGAGAAGAAGTAGTCCGGGAAGAAGAAGCATCCACAGGTCCGCTCCGCGGATCCACAGCCCTGGGGGAGGTCGGCGAACGACCATGCACGTCACGCATCTGTCGCTGGCCGACTTCCGCTCGTACGCCCTGGTCGAGGTCCCGCTCGACCCGGGCGTCACCGCGTTCGTGGGGCCCAACGGCCAGGGCAAGACCAACCTTGTCGAGGCGGTCGGCTATCTGGCCACGCTCGGCAGCCACCGCGTCTCGTCCGACGCACCTCTCGTGCGGATGGGCGCCGACCGCGCGATCATCCGGGCCAACGTGAAGCAGGGCGAACGCCAACAGCTCGTCGAGCTGGAGCTGAACCCCGGCAAGGCCAACCGCGCCCGCATCAACAGGTCCTCGCAGGTCAGGCCCCGTGACGTGCTCGGGATCGTACGGACCGTGCTGTTCGCCCCCGAGGACCTCGCGCTGGTCAAGGGCGACCCCGGGGAGCGCCGCCGCTTCCTCGACGAGCTGATCACCGCGCGCTCCCCGCGCATGGCGGGCGTGCGCTCGGACTACGACCGTGTCCTGAGGCAGCGCAACACGCTCCTGAAGTCGGCCGCGCTCGCCCGCCGCCACGGCGGCCGCACGATGGACCTGTCCACACTCGACGTGTGGGACCAGCACCTCGCCCGCGTCGGCGCCGAGCTGCTCGCACAGCGACTCGACCTCGTCGCCACGATCCAGCCGCTGGCCGACAAGGCGTACGAGCAGCTGGCGCCGGGCGGCGGGCCGGTGACCCTCGAGTACAAGCCCTCCTCGCCCGGGATCACCGGTCACGCGCGCGAGGAGCTGTACGAAGAGCTGATGGCGGCCCTGGCGGAGACCCGCAAGCAGGAGATCGAGCGGGGCGTCACGCTCGTGGGCCCCCACAGGGACGAACTGCTGCTCAAACTCGGCCAGCTGCCCGCGAAGGGATACGCGTCCCACGGCGAGTCCTGGTCGTACGCGCTGGCCCTGCGCCTGGCCTCCTACGACCTGCTGCGGGCCGAGGGCAACGAGCCGGTGCTGGTCCTCGACGACGTGTTCGCCGAGCTGGACACCCGCCGCCGCGAGCGCCTCGCCGAGCTGGTCGCACCGGGCGAGCAGGTGCTGGTGACGGCCGCGGTCGACGACGACGTACCGGACGTACTCACGGGGACGCGGTTCGTCGTGTCCGAGGGCGCGGTGGAACGCGTATGAGCGAGAACACACCTGAACCGAAAGACACCCCCGAGCCCTCCGGCGTGGACCTCGCGCGCGTGGCGCTGCGGGCGGCCAAGGAGCAGGCACGCGCGCGTGGGGACGCGGCACGGGAGAAGAAGCAGGCGCGCCGTGGAGGCCTGCGCTCCGGCGCGCACGCCGACGGGCGGGACCCGATGGCGCTCGGCTCCGCCATCAACCGGCTCATCACCGAGCGCGGCTGGGAGACACCGGCCGCGGTCGGCGGGGTCATGGGCCGCTGGCCGCAGATCGTCGGGGACGACCTGGCCAAGCACTGCGTGCCGGAGAAGTACGACGAGGACGAGCGCGTACTGATCGTGCGGTGCGACTCGACCGCCTGGGCGACCAACCTGCGGCTGCTGGCTCCGCAGCTGGTCGCGCGACTGAACGAGGACCTCGGGCACGGCACGGTGAGGCTGATCAAGGTGCTCGGCCCCGGGGGCCCCGCCCACCGCTTCGGCCCCTTGCGCGCCCCCGGCAGCACAGGTCCCGGCGACACCTACGGTTGAGCCAGACCGGACGGTATGCCGTCCGTAGCGGGGGGTTGACACCCCGAAGCGCTGAGTGCCGCTCTGCGCCTCTTTGAGCCCTGGGCCACATATGGGGAGTCGGCGGAGACCGGTTCAGGGCGGCACATGCGGACTCAGGTACCGGCAAACCCCCATCACTGTCGGCGCTACCGGTAGACTGGAAGCTAATACCGCCCCACTTGTGGGACACACCGAGCAACGCTGACAAAGGCTTACCAACGCAACACGCCGCAGCCGCTCCGGCCACCCGCCGGGAGTTCGGCTTGTGCTGTGCCAGAAAGGGCGCTTCGTGGCCGATTCCGGCAACCCCAACGAGAACATCCCGTCCACCGACGCGGGCGCGAAAATCGAGCTTCAGACCTCGAACGGCGAGGTCACAGCCTCGTACGATGCCAGCGCCATCACCGTCCTCGAGGGTCTGGACGCGGTCCGCAAGCGACCCGGCATGTACATCGGCTCGACCGGTGAGCGCGGACTGCACCACCTCGTGTACGAGGTGGTGGACAACTCCGTCGACGAGGCGCTGGCCGGCCACGCGGACACCATCGACGTGACGATCCTCCCCGACGGCGGCGTCCGCGTCGTCGACAACGGCCGCGGCATCCCGGTGGGCATCGTCCCCTCCGAGGGCAAGCCCGCCGTCGAGGTCGTACTGACCGTGCTGCACGCGGGCGGCAAGTTCGGCGGCGGCGGCTACGCGGTCTCCGGCGGTCTGCACGGCGTGGGTGTCTCCGTCGTGAACGCGTTGTCCACCAAGGTGGCCGTGGAGATCAGGACCGAGGGCCGCCGCTGGACGCAGGACTACAAGCTCGGCGTCCCGACGGCCCCGCTGGCCCAGCACGAGACCACGGACGAGACCGGCACGTCGGTCACCTTCTGGGCCGACGGGGACATCTTCGAGACCACTGACTACTCCTTCGAGACGCTCTCGCGGCGCTTCCAGGAGATGGCGTTCCTCAACAAGGGTTTGACAATCAAACTCACTGATGAGCGCGATTCGGCGAAGGCGACGGTGGGCGCCGACGAGGCCGGTGCGGACGAGCCCGTAGAGGTCAGGACCGTCACCTACCACTACGAGGGCGGCATCGTCGACTTCGTGACGTACCTCAACTCCCGCAAGGGCGAGGTCGTCCACCCCACCGTGATCGACATCGAGGCCGAGGACAAGGAGCGCATGCTCTCCCTCGAGGTCGCGATGCAGTGGAACGGCGGTTACAGCGAGGGCGTGTACTCCTTCGCCAACACCATCCACACCCACGAGGGCGGTACGCACGAGGAGGGCTTCCGTGCGGCGCTCACCGGCCTCATCAACCGGTACGCGCGCGACAAGAAGCTGCTCCGCGAGAAGGACGACAACCTCACGGGTGACGACATCCGCGAGGGTCTGACGGCGATCATCTCGATCAAGCTGGGCGAGCCGCAGTTCGAGGGCCAGACCAAGACCAAGCTGGGCAACACCGAGGCGAAGACCTTCGTCCAGAAGGTCGTCCACGAGCACATCAGCGACTGGCTGGACCGCAACCCGAACGAGGCCGCGGACAT of the Streptomyces aurantiacus genome contains:
- the dnaN gene encoding DNA polymerase III subunit beta, coding for MKIRVERDVLAEAVAWAARSLPARPPAPVLAGLLLKAEEGALSLSSFDYEVSARVSVDAEIDEEGTVLVSGRLLADICRALPNRPVEISTDGVRATVVCGSSRFTLHTLPVEEYPALPQMPSATGTVPGEVFASAAAQVAIAAGRDDTLPVLTGVRIEIEGDTVTLASTDRYRFAVREFLWKPENPEASAVALVPAKTLLDTAKALTSGDSVILALSGSGAGEGLIGFEGAGRRTTTRLLEGDLPKYRSLFPTEFNSITVIETAPFVEAVKRVALVAERNTPVRLSFEQGVLILEAGSSDDAQAVERVDAQLEGDDVSIAFNPTFLLDGLSAIDSPVAQLSFTTSTKPALLSGKPALDAEADEAYKYLIMPVRLSG
- the gnd gene encoding phosphogluconate dehydrogenase (NAD(+)-dependent, decarboxylating), with amino-acid sequence MELGLVGLGKMGGNMRERIRRAGHTVIGYDRNPDLADVSSLTELVGKLKGPRVVWVMVPAGAATQSTIDELAELLEPGDVVVDGGNSRWTDDEKHAGELAAKGIGFVDAGVSGGVWGLENGYALMVGGDAEHIARVQPVFDALKPEGEAGFVHAGKVGAGHFSKMVHNGIEYAMMQAYAEGWELLQAVDSVTDVREVFRSWQEGTVIRSWLLDLAVNALDEDEHLEKLRGYAQDSGEGRWTVEAAIDNAVPLPAITASLFARFASRQDDSPQMKMVAALRNQFGGHAVEKK
- the recF gene encoding DNA replication/repair protein RecF (All proteins in this family for which functions are known are DNA-binding proteins that assist the filamentation of RecA onto DNA for the initiation of recombination or recombinational repair.), whose product is MHVTHLSLADFRSYALVEVPLDPGVTAFVGPNGQGKTNLVEAVGYLATLGSHRVSSDAPLVRMGADRAIIRANVKQGERQQLVELELNPGKANRARINRSSQVRPRDVLGIVRTVLFAPEDLALVKGDPGERRRFLDELITARSPRMAGVRSDYDRVLRQRNTLLKSAALARRHGGRTMDLSTLDVWDQHLARVGAELLAQRLDLVATIQPLADKAYEQLAPGGGPVTLEYKPSSPGITGHAREELYEELMAALAETRKQEIERGVTLVGPHRDELLLKLGQLPAKGYASHGESWSYALALRLASYDLLRAEGNEPVLVLDDVFAELDTRRRERLAELVAPGEQVLVTAAVDDDVPDVLTGTRFVVSEGAVERV
- a CDS encoding DUF721 domain-containing protein; translation: MSENTPEPKDTPEPSGVDLARVALRAAKEQARARGDAAREKKQARRGGLRSGAHADGRDPMALGSAINRLITERGWETPAAVGGVMGRWPQIVGDDLAKHCVPEKYDEDERVLIVRCDSTAWATNLRLLAPQLVARLNEDLGHGTVRLIKVLGPGGPAHRFGPLRAPGSTGPGDTYG
- the gyrB gene encoding DNA topoisomerase (ATP-hydrolyzing) subunit B codes for the protein MADSGNPNENIPSTDAGAKIELQTSNGEVTASYDASAITVLEGLDAVRKRPGMYIGSTGERGLHHLVYEVVDNSVDEALAGHADTIDVTILPDGGVRVVDNGRGIPVGIVPSEGKPAVEVVLTVLHAGGKFGGGGYAVSGGLHGVGVSVVNALSTKVAVEIRTEGRRWTQDYKLGVPTAPLAQHETTDETGTSVTFWADGDIFETTDYSFETLSRRFQEMAFLNKGLTIKLTDERDSAKATVGADEAGADEPVEVRTVTYHYEGGIVDFVTYLNSRKGEVVHPTVIDIEAEDKERMLSLEVAMQWNGGYSEGVYSFANTIHTHEGGTHEEGFRAALTGLINRYARDKKLLREKDDNLTGDDIREGLTAIISIKLGEPQFEGQTKTKLGNTEAKTFVQKVVHEHISDWLDRNPNEAADIIRKSIQAATARVAARKARDLTRRKGLLETASLPGKLSDCQSNDPIKCEIFIVEGDSAGGSAKSGRNPQYQAILPIRGKILNVEKARIDKILQNQEIQALISAFGTGVHEDFDIAKLRYHKIILMADADVDGQHINTLLLTFLFRFMRPLVEAGHVFLSRPPLYKIKWGRDDFEYAYSDRERDALIELGRQNGKRVREDSIQRFKGLGEMNAEELRITTMDQEHRVLGQVTLDDAAQADDLFSVLMGEDVEARRAFIQRNAKDVRFLDI